Proteins from a single region of bacterium:
- the lpxA gene encoding acyl-ACP--UDP-N-acetylglucosamine O-acyltransferase, whose amino-acid sequence MKIHPTAVIEGNVVIGEDVEVGPYAVIRGNVNIGNASKIGTHTVIEGNVEIGERNLIGPYAYIGGLPQDLSYKGEKSFIKIGNDNVIREFVTIHTASGEGNYTKVGDSNYIMAYVHLAHNVEVGNNCIIVNAAQLAGYVKVDDHAFVSGLVGVHQFARIGGFSIVGGGVKVSQDVLPFMKIAGEPPKVYGLNIVGLKRKGFSRERIAVLREAFEILCRRGLSLPSAIETIKNELPMNEDIKYLLDFIASSKRGVLRRTGHETKED is encoded by the coding sequence GTGAAAATTCATCCAACGGCTGTAATAGAGGGAAATGTAGTTATAGGTGAGGATGTTGAGGTTGGCCCGTATGCAGTAATTAGGGGTAATGTAAACATAGGAAATGCTTCTAAAATCGGTACCCATACAGTTATTGAAGGTAACGTGGAAATAGGCGAGAGAAATTTGATTGGTCCTTATGCATACATTGGTGGTCTTCCTCAGGACCTCTCGTATAAGGGAGAAAAAAGTTTTATAAAGATTGGAAACGATAATGTTATCAGAGAGTTTGTTACAATTCATACCGCTTCGGGTGAGGGGAACTATACGAAGGTTGGCGATTCTAATTACATAATGGCCTATGTCCATCTTGCCCACAATGTGGAGGTAGGTAACAACTGCATCATCGTAAACGCTGCACAACTTGCAGGGTATGTGAAGGTGGATGACCACGCCTTTGTTTCAGGGCTTGTAGGAGTGCACCAATTTGCACGAATAGGCGGATTCTCTATTGTTGGGGGTGGAGTTAAGGTCTCTCAGGATGTTCTTCCTTTTATGAAAATTGCAGGAGAACCACCAAAGGTTTATGGGCTTAATATCGTTGGTTTAAAACGTAAAGGGTTCTCAAGAGAGAGAATTGCAGTTTTAAGGGAAGCTTTTGAAATACTTTGCAGAAGGGGACTCTCTTTGCCATCAGCAATTGAAACCATCAAGAATGAACTTCCCATGAATGAAGATATAAAGTATCTCCTTGATTTTATTGCCAGCTCTAAAAGGGGTGTTTTGAGGAGAACGGGACATGAAACAAAAGAAGATTAG
- a CDS encoding Gfo/Idh/MocA family oxidoreductase: MKQKKIRIGVVGVGHLGEIHVRNLRNISLDTPFVEFAGIFDVNLARAEEIGERYKVRVFSTYRELLDNVDAVICVVPTQFHYQVGKEALESGKHLFLEKPMAKSYEEAEEILALSKKKGLILQIGHVERFNPAFTAVARYIERPLFAEIHRLSIFNPRGVDVDVILDLMIHDIDIVLLFFKEEPVSIDAVGAPIITEKVDIANSRLTFPSGAVATLTASRVSFKKIRKARFFQINSYIAIDYLQRTVEMFCRHNDEILPYFPEVDTSIEPINLELRAFIDSLVEQKDPPVTGEEGLRALKVALAISAKVQESLKNYMIRHPEEFGITPG; the protein is encoded by the coding sequence ATGAAACAAAAGAAGATTAGAATCGGAGTCGTTGGTGTTGGTCACCTTGGTGAAATCCATGTACGCAATTTGAGAAACATTTCCCTTGATACTCCTTTTGTTGAGTTTGCAGGAATTTTTGACGTGAATCTTGCAAGGGCAGAGGAAATAGGTGAAAGATATAAGGTTAGGGTTTTTTCAACTTACAGGGAATTATTGGATAATGTCGATGCGGTAATCTGCGTTGTTCCGACACAGTTCCATTATCAGGTGGGTAAAGAAGCCTTGGAGAGTGGGAAACATCTATTCTTAGAAAAACCTATGGCTAAAAGCTATGAAGAGGCGGAGGAAATTCTTGCACTTTCAAAGAAAAAAGGACTTATCTTACAGATTGGGCATGTGGAGAGATTCAACCCGGCTTTTACCGCGGTTGCGAGATACATTGAACGGCCTCTGTTTGCCGAAATTCACCGTCTTTCAATCTTTAATCCGAGAGGTGTTGATGTGGATGTAATACTCGATTTAATGATTCATGACATTGACATTGTTTTGTTGTTCTTTAAAGAGGAACCGGTTTCTATTGATGCTGTTGGGGCTCCAATTATTACAGAAAAGGTTGACATCGCCAATTCCCGGCTGACTTTCCCATCCGGAGCGGTAGCGACGCTCACCGCATCCCGTGTTTCCTTTAAAAAAATCAGAAAGGCTCGATTTTTCCAGATAAACTCTTACATAGCTATCGATTATTTGCAGAGGACCGTGGAAATGTTTTGTAGACACAATGACGAAATTCTTCCTTATTTCCCCGAAGTTGATACTAGCATAGAGCCGATTAACCTTGAGTTGAGAGCTTTTATTGATTCTTTAGTTGAGCAAAAAGATCCTCCCGTTACTGGTGAAGAAGGGTTACGGGCTCTCAAAGTTGCGCTGGCGATCAGCGCAAAAGTGCAAGAAAGCTTAAAGAATTATATGATTAGACACCCGGAGGAATTCGGAATTACTCCAGGTTAG
- a CDS encoding glycoside hydrolase family 15 protein, with translation MRKFIEYIKSCSVNGGFLASPTYKPYQKVWLRDHSFITLSLIEHGVNVDKEIWWLKTLLELEGEKVRIILEKDKGSPDFLNQELHPRARYTPNFKKYTDPWSERQYDGIALAYATVLKYENMENERVLREELKLLYDNYFFKVFDTPCADLWEMHDEYIHAYTLGAIYYSLNIRKEQVKGNLFEYVEYSNFLENLLSEILKFEKNGVCLKMKKTLRDEPLGLDASNLLLFTLFDAIKDINFLETTLNKIYDELSPDGIGLRRFIINSEKDTYFGGGVWFILNFWASEAFMKLKNKKRAQELIKYRFRFPLPEQIVEDHLIFSREGKRYWIEKSKLENDGIPGPAEPLTWSNSEFLRVSNHIIL, from the coding sequence TTGAGAAAATTTATTGAGTATATTAAATCCTGTTCTGTAAACGGTGGATTTTTAGCCTCTCCTACATACAAACCTTATCAAAAAGTTTGGCTAAGAGACCACTCTTTTATTACTCTATCCCTTATAGAGCATGGAGTTAACGTAGATAAAGAAATTTGGTGGCTTAAAACACTATTAGAATTGGAAGGGGAAAAAGTTAGAATTATTTTAGAAAAAGACAAAGGCTCACCCGATTTTTTGAATCAGGAACTTCATCCAAGAGCTCGTTACACTCCCAATTTCAAAAAATACACCGACCCGTGGTCCGAAAGGCAATACGACGGTATTGCGCTTGCGTACGCGACGGTTTTAAAGTACGAAAATATGGAAAATGAAAGAGTTTTAAGAGAAGAATTGAAATTACTCTATGACAATTATTTTTTTAAGGTATTCGATACACCCTGCGCAGATTTGTGGGAAATGCATGATGAATACATCCATGCCTACACCCTTGGTGCAATCTATTATTCCTTGAATATTAGAAAAGAACAGGTAAAAGGCAACCTCTTTGAATATGTTGAATATTCTAACTTTTTAGAAAATCTTCTCAGCGAAATCTTAAAATTCGAAAAAAATGGAGTTTGCTTGAAAATGAAAAAAACTCTGAGGGATGAACCTTTGGGTTTAGACGCATCCAATCTTTTACTCTTTACTCTCTTTGATGCGATTAAAGATATTAACTTCTTAGAAACCACCTTGAACAAGATTTATGATGAACTCTCACCTGACGGGATTGGCTTAAGGAGATTCATTATAAACAGTGAAAAAGATACCTATTTTGGTGGAGGCGTTTGGTTTATCCTGAACTTTTGGGCTTCAGAGGCCTTCATGAAATTGAAAAACAAAAAAAGGGCACAAGAACTAATAAAATACCGTTTTAGATTTCCACTACCAGAACAGATTGTTGAGGATCACCTGATTTTCTCAAGGGAAGGAAAGAGATACTGGATAGAAAAAAGCAAATTAGAGAACGATGGGATTCCGGGACCTGCAGAACCCCTAACCTGGAGTAATTCCGAATTCCTCCGGGTGTCTAATCATATAATTCTTTAA